In Erythrobacter litoralis HTCC2594, a single genomic region encodes these proteins:
- the glpX gene encoding class II fructose-bisphosphatase has product MNTATGSATTTKASSVLDRVLVLEMVRVTEAAAIAASSLIGRGDEKAADAAAVEAMRKAFDELYMDGTVVIGEGERDEAPMLYIGEKVGGAPGKGPKIDIALDPLEGTTITAKAGPNALAVLAAAEEGCLLNAPDTYMDKLAVGPGYPEGIIDLAKSPTDNVKAVAEAKGVEPSDIIVCVLDRPRHADLIAELRSLGCGVVLIGDGDVAGVIAVTDEDTTIDMYMGQGGAPEGVLAAAALRCVGGQFNGRLVFRNDDEKARARKWGIPDADFDRIYTLEELAKGDCIFAATGVTSGSLLDGVKRKRGVGGARVMTTESVVMRASSGTVRWIRGEHRI; this is encoded by the coding sequence ATGAACACCGCCACCGGCTCCGCCACCACGACCAAAGCCAGCTCGGTCCTCGACCGGGTGCTGGTTCTGGAAATGGTCCGCGTCACCGAAGCCGCCGCGATCGCCGCGTCCTCGCTGATCGGGCGCGGCGACGAGAAGGCCGCCGATGCCGCCGCGGTCGAGGCTATGCGCAAGGCGTTCGATGAGCTCTACATGGACGGCACGGTGGTGATCGGCGAGGGCGAGCGCGACGAAGCGCCGATGCTCTATATCGGCGAGAAGGTCGGCGGCGCGCCCGGTAAAGGCCCCAAGATCGACATCGCGCTCGACCCGCTCGAAGGCACCACCATCACCGCCAAGGCCGGGCCCAACGCGCTCGCCGTGCTGGCAGCGGCGGAGGAAGGCTGCCTGCTCAACGCGCCCGACACCTATATGGACAAGCTGGCGGTCGGCCCCGGCTATCCCGAGGGCATCATCGACCTGGCCAAATCGCCGACCGACAACGTCAAGGCCGTCGCCGAAGCCAAGGGTGTCGAGCCCTCCGACATCATCGTCTGCGTGCTCGACCGCCCGCGCCATGCCGACCTGATCGCAGAGCTGCGTTCGCTCGGCTGCGGCGTGGTGCTAATCGGCGATGGCGATGTCGCCGGCGTGATCGCGGTGACCGACGAAGACACCACGATCGACATGTATATGGGCCAGGGTGGCGCGCCCGAAGGCGTGCTGGCGGCAGCGGCGCTGCGCTGTGTCGGCGGCCAGTTCAACGGGCGGCTGGTGTTCCGCAACGACGACGAGAAGGCCCGCGCCCGCAAATGGGGCATCCCCGACGCGGATTTCGATCGCATCTACACCCTGGAAGAGCTGGCCAAGGGCGACTGCATCTTCGCCGCCACCGGCGTCACTTCCGGCTCGCTGCTCGACGGCGTCAAGCGCAAACGCGGCGTTGGCGGCGCGCGGGTGATGACGACCGAAAGCGTGGTGATGCGGGCCAGCAGCGGCACCGTCCGCTGGATCCGGGGCGAGCACCGGATCTGA
- a CDS encoding ribose-phosphate pyrophosphokinase — translation MKIMAGNSNLPLARAIAAYLEIPLTDASVRRFADEEIFIEIHENVRGEDVFLVQSTSYPANDNLMELLIGIDALRRASAKRITAVIPYFGYARQDRKPGPRTPISAKLVANLITEAGADRVLAVDLHAGQIQGFFDIPTDNLYAAPTMAADIQARYGDRDLMVVSPDVGGVVRARALAKRLDNAPLAIVDKRRDRPGESEVMNIIGDVKGRHCVLIDDIVDSGGTLCNAAEALLEQGATSVAAYITHGVLSGGAVARVNGSALTELVVTDTIGATEAAGDAEKIRYLTIAPLIGEAVRRIADESSVSSLFD, via the coding sequence ATGAAGATCATGGCCGGCAATTCGAACCTGCCGCTCGCCCGGGCGATTGCCGCCTATCTCGAAATCCCGCTTACCGATGCCAGCGTGCGGCGGTTCGCGGACGAGGAAATCTTCATCGAGATCCACGAGAACGTGCGCGGCGAGGATGTCTTCCTGGTCCAGTCGACCAGCTATCCGGCCAACGACAATCTGATGGAACTGCTGATCGGGATCGACGCGCTGCGCCGCGCCTCGGCCAAGCGGATCACCGCCGTAATTCCCTATTTCGGCTACGCCCGGCAGGACCGGAAGCCCGGCCCGCGTACGCCGATTTCGGCCAAGCTTGTCGCCAATCTCATCACCGAGGCGGGGGCCGACCGCGTGCTGGCGGTGGACCTGCACGCCGGGCAGATCCAGGGCTTCTTCGATATCCCGACCGACAACCTCTACGCCGCGCCGACCATGGCGGCCGATATCCAGGCCCGCTACGGCGACCGCGACCTGATGGTGGTAAGCCCCGATGTCGGCGGCGTCGTCCGCGCCCGCGCGCTCGCCAAGCGGCTCGACAACGCGCCGCTCGCCATCGTCGACAAGCGCCGCGATCGGCCCGGCGAAAGCGAAGTCATGAACATCATTGGCGACGTGAAGGGCCGCCACTGCGTGCTGATCGACGACATCGTCGATTCGGGCGGCACGCTGTGCAACGCGGCCGAGGCGCTGCTCGAACAGGGCGCGACTTCGGTTGCCGCCTATATCACTCATGGTGTCCTCTCGGGCGGTGCCGTCGCCCGGGTCAACGGCTCGGCGCTGACCGAACTGGTCGTGACGGACACGATCGGCGCGACAGAAGCGGCGGGCGATGCGGAAAAGATCCGCTACCTCACCATCGCCCCGCTGATCGGCGAGGCGGTGCGCCGCATCGCCGACGAAAGTTCGGTCAGCTCGCTGTTCGACTGA
- a CDS encoding AraC family transcriptional regulator: MGFREERLHVREQAGQTDGQFAVTRSGGRISINRQPRDSLRPWVAHVYGMELEASADALISCGIFADSAMLRVLLDGDWHADSADGSHLFREEALLFGPHSRRMPVSVRGGFASVGLALRPGACHVLGGPKATRLLDRIVPYGQLGWDQSSLLDRFAPAASVDEWMSALEDCMEALVEQAGGQEPDPASAAFAHFALEDPNLPVAACAQRLDLDKRRLERLVKRDFGLSPKKVLRRARALDMAAHLCGVADLEEAQELALRYYDQSHLNRDFSEMFGMTPLQFVRTPQPLLTVTLESRQARRLEELERIAQGGKRPWQ, encoded by the coding sequence ATGGGCTTTCGGGAAGAGCGACTGCACGTACGCGAACAAGCGGGGCAGACGGATGGGCAGTTTGCGGTCACACGATCCGGCGGGCGCATATCCATAAACCGGCAGCCGCGTGACAGCCTCCGGCCCTGGGTCGCGCATGTCTATGGCATGGAGCTGGAAGCCTCGGCCGATGCCCTGATTTCTTGCGGCATCTTTGCAGATTCCGCCATGCTGCGTGTGCTGCTGGACGGGGACTGGCATGCCGATTCAGCCGACGGCTCGCACCTGTTCCGCGAAGAAGCGCTGCTGTTCGGGCCGCACAGCAGGCGCATGCCGGTGAGCGTACGCGGCGGATTTGCCAGCGTCGGGCTGGCGCTGCGGCCGGGCGCATGTCACGTGCTGGGCGGCCCCAAAGCAACCCGGCTGCTCGACAGGATCGTGCCTTATGGCCAACTCGGGTGGGATCAGTCATCGCTGCTCGATCGGTTCGCGCCGGCGGCCAGCGTGGACGAATGGATGAGCGCGCTGGAGGATTGCATGGAAGCGCTGGTCGAGCAGGCGGGTGGGCAGGAACCCGATCCGGCATCGGCGGCTTTCGCGCATTTCGCACTGGAAGATCCGAACCTGCCCGTCGCCGCCTGCGCACAGCGGCTGGACCTCGACAAGCGCAGGCTCGAACGGCTGGTGAAGCGCGATTTCGGCCTTTCGCCGAAGAAAGTGCTGCGGCGGGCGCGCGCGCTCGACATGGCGGCGCATCTTTGCGGGGTGGCCGATCTCGAGGAAGCGCAGGAGCTGGCGCTGCGTTATTACGACCAGTCGCATCTCAATCGCGATTTCAGCGAGATGTTCGGGATGACGCCGCTGCAATTCGTCCGTACGCCGCAGCCGCTGCTGACCGTCACGCTGGAATCGCGGCAGGCGCGGCGGCTGGAAGAACTGGAGCGGATCGCGCAGGGCGGCAAGCGCCCGTGGCAGTGA
- a CDS encoding helix-turn-helix domain-containing protein has protein sequence MGSDKGGIPHTPVTGATPDGVPLALNRAPAADLEPWIARVMVAIAHAPADTVSTGFLCNDASYVRTAMGGHWTVETADGTREFLNESLVCGQHSRGWKLVYRGPVIVAGFALKPGAYRAIWGVDDGALVDRIAPTTHLGFEDSELTGLYERGMDAQVWLLRIEEWLRDTIARRRAPYPQPLAQRLDEAAFADPNQSPADIAERHGATLRTLQRTARRAFGLSPKQVLRRARVLDLAARMCGVADKREEEDFLLRYFDQSHLIRDFSAFFGRSPQQFMDNRQRLLTLSLEIRQARRLELLNRIAPDAVRPWMMQTSLPPADLPAQR, from the coding sequence GTGGGGAGCGATAAAGGCGGTATTCCGCACACGCCGGTGACCGGCGCGACGCCCGACGGCGTGCCGCTGGCCCTCAACCGGGCGCCCGCAGCCGACCTCGAACCGTGGATAGCGCGGGTGATGGTCGCCATCGCTCATGCGCCCGCCGACACGGTCAGCACCGGCTTCCTCTGCAACGACGCGAGCTACGTTCGCACTGCCATGGGCGGACACTGGACCGTCGAGACCGCCGACGGCACGCGCGAATTCCTCAATGAATCGCTGGTCTGCGGCCAGCACAGCCGGGGCTGGAAGCTGGTCTATCGCGGCCCGGTAATCGTCGCCGGTTTCGCGCTCAAGCCGGGGGCCTATCGGGCAATCTGGGGCGTCGACGACGGGGCGCTGGTGGATCGCATTGCGCCAACGACGCACCTGGGGTTCGAAGACAGCGAGCTGACCGGGCTGTACGAGCGCGGCATGGATGCCCAGGTCTGGCTGCTCAGGATCGAAGAGTGGCTGCGGGACACCATCGCCAGGCGGCGCGCGCCCTATCCCCAACCGCTTGCGCAAAGGCTCGACGAAGCGGCCTTTGCCGATCCCAACCAGTCGCCCGCCGACATCGCGGAGCGCCACGGCGCGACGCTGCGCACATTGCAACGCACCGCGCGGCGCGCATTCGGGCTGTCGCCGAAGCAGGTGCTGCGGCGGGCACGGGTGCTCGACCTCGCCGCGCGGATGTGCGGGGTCGCCGACAAGCGTGAGGAAGAGGATTTCCTGCTGCGCTATTTCGATCAGTCGCACCTGATCCGGGACTTCAGCGCCTTTTTCGGGCGCAGTCCGCAGCAGTTCATGGACAATCGCCAGCGGCTGCTCACGCTTAGCCTGGAAATCCGCCAGGCGCGCAGGCTCGAGCTGCTCAACCGCATTGCGCCGGATGCGGTCCGCCCGTGGATGATGCAGACCTCACTGCCGCCTGCAGACCTGCCGGCGCAGCGATAG